A stretch of Larus michahellis chromosome Z, bLarMic1.1, whole genome shotgun sequence DNA encodes these proteins:
- the FEM1C gene encoding protein fem-1 homolog C, with the protein MDLKTAVFNAARDGKLRLLSKLLASKTREEVALLMSEKTNGATPLLMAARYGHLDMVEYLLDHCSASIEVGGSVNFDGETIEGAPPLWAASAAGHLKVVQCLLDHGASVNNTTLTNSTPLRAACFDGHLEIVKYLVEHKADLEVSNRHGHTCLMISCYKGHKEIAQYLLEKGADVNRKSVKGNTALHDCAESGSLEIMKMLLKYCAKMEKDGYGMTPLLSASVTGHTNIVDFLTQHVQTSKAERINALELLGATFVDKKRDLLGALKYWKRAMEMRYSDRTNILSKPVPQTLIMAYDYAKEVNSSEELENLIADPDEMRMQALLIRERILGPSHPDTSYYIRYRGAVYADSGNFKRCINLWKYALDMQQSNLDPLSPMTASSLLSFAELFSFMLQDRAKGLLGTTVTFDDLMGILCKSVLEIERAMKQTQCSPDPIQLNKALTIILHLICLLEKVPCSSEQEHFKKQTIYKFLKLQPRGKNNFSPLHLAVDNNTTCVGRYPVCKFPSLQVTAILVECGADVNVRDSDNNSPLHIAALNNHPDIMNLLIKSGSHFDATNSHKQTASDLLDEKEIAKNLIQPINHTTLQCLAARVIVNHNISYTGHIPEKLENFVLLHR; encoded by the exons ATGGATCTAAAGACAGCAGTGTTCAACGCAGCTCGTGATGGCAAGCTGCGGCTCCTTTCCAAGTTACTGGCAAGCAAAACAAGAGAAGAGGTAGCCCTACTGATGTCAGAGAAAACCAATGGTGCCACACCACTTCTGATGGCAGCCCGTTATGGCCACCTTGACATGGTGGAATACTTGTTGGACCATTGCTCTGCGTCAATAGAAGTTGGTGGTTCGGTGAATTTTGATGGCGAGACCATTGAGGGGGCTCCGCCGTTATGGGCAGCATCAGCTGCTGGCCACTTGAAGGTGGTTCAGTGTCTGTTAGATCATGGTGCGTCTGTCAACAATACAACTCTGACAAATTCAACACCACTTAGAGCTGCCTGTTTTGATGGTCACTTGGAAATAGTAAAATATCTTGTGGAGCACAAAGCAGACCTGGAAGTATCAAACCGTCATGGGCATACGTGCTTGATGATCTCATGTTACAAAGGCCACAAAGAAATTGCTCAGTATTTACTTGAAAAAGGAGCTGATGTTAACAGAAAAAGTGTTAAAG GAAACACCGCGTTACATGACTGTGCGGAATCTGGAAGTCTGGAGATCATGAAGATGCTTCTGAAGTATTGTGCTAAAATGGAAAAGGATGGTTATGGAATGACTCCCCTTCTGTCAGCTAGTGTGACAGGCCACACAAATATTGTTGACTTTCTGACCCAGCATGTACAAACCAGTAAGGCTGAGCGCATAAATGCTCTGGAACTCCTAGGAGCAACATTCGTGGACAAAAAGAGAGATCTGCTTGGTGCTTTGAAATACTGGAAGCGAGCTATGGAAATGAGATACAGCGATAGGACTAATATCCTGAGCAAACCTGTGCCACAAACACTAATTATGGCGTATGATTATGCTAAAGAGGTAAACAGCTCAGAAGAGCTAGAAAATCTTATTGCAGACCCTGATGAAATGAGAATGCAAGCACTATTAATTAGAGAGCGTATTCTTGGCCCTTCTCACCCAGACACATCCTACTATATTAGATACAGAGGTGCTGTCTATGCAGACTCTGGAAACTTCAAGCGTTGCATCAACTTATGGAAATATGCTTTGGACATGCAGCAGAGCAATCTTGATCCACTGAGCCCTATGACAGCCAGCAGCTTACTATCATTTGCTGaacttttctctttcatgctgCAAGATAGGGCAAAAGGCCTGCTAGGCACTACTGTCACATTTGATGATCTCATGGGTATACTGTGCAAAAGCGTTCTTGAAATAGAAAGGGCCATGAAACAAACCCAGTGTTCTCCTGATCCAATACAGCTGAACAAAGCCCTTACcatcattttgcatttaatttgcttGTTGGAGAAAGTACCTTGCAGCTCAGAACAGGAGCATTTTAAGAAGCAGACCATTTACAAGTTTCTTAAGCTTCAGCCAAGAGGGAAGAATAACTTCAGTCCGCTTCATCTTGCTGTTGACAATAATACCACATGTGTGGGTCGCTACCCAGTTTGTAAATTCCCCTCTCTACAAGTTACTGCTATCCTGGTGGAATGTGGTGCTGATGTAAATGTCAGAGACTCTGATAACAACAGTCCATTACACATTGCTGCACTGAACAACCATCCAGACATCATGAATCTTCTTATCAAGTCAGGTTCACACTTTGATGCTACAAACTCACATAAACAAACTGCTAGTGATTTGCTGGATGAGAAGGAAATAGCAAAAAATTTAATCCAGCCCATAAATCATACTACGTTGCAGTGTCTTGCTGCTCGTGTAATAGTGAATCATAACATATCCTATACAGGGCACATCCCTGAAAAACTAGAGAACTTTGTTTTGCTCCATAGATGA